A single Cottoperca gobio chromosome 5, fCotGob3.1, whole genome shotgun sequence DNA region contains:
- the lactbl1b gene encoding putative beta-lactamase-like 1 isoform X2 — protein sequence MKVKWTQLGLVFFLVLSLVMTGCFFWQYQLPKLLPDDRMGRNAASEMMCPRFPEPLQLEHPIPSLKEALEKVDVLLRQTVNPISLPSLSAIVILNDTVLWTGNFGKRNSSDPLSGPPNEYTIYRIASLSKIFPTLMLYKLWEDGKIGSLDDPLEKYVENFTIKNPLGKTRDSELKYVTDGLIFLDSGEVQIRSSSVTLRRMASQLSGLPRRLRATSLLWKGKTQTAINLMQDDVLVADPGTKCHYSNLAFSLLAHVMAERVAAVDYQRWIADNILDRLGMEDTGFDITPGLGGQMAVGVYSNGKPAPLYDLGWYRPSGQMFSTAADLAKLAMVLLGAYHRKMLEPDSLKIMLTPLFRCDKDYFANRTGTPWEVNELMGYEMVRKDGDLDGYSATFSLVPRLKLGLVVLMAGSRSQKQDLVTKAYTHIIPAIERAFRQAKKILYPPPNPEPYIGFFTYSNITFYEIKVGPDGVLIMQQFGPQIEELIPEKYRTIQLNYLVDRVFRVVFEKEYPCVLQVGTASVSLEAQDGQLFNFYTFDKRGLSPGFDAPGLNTYNVVRIARRPSFSS from the exons GTTTGGTGTTCTTCCTCGTTTTGTCCCTGGTGATGACAGGATGCTTCTTCTGGCAATATCAGCTGCCAAAACTCCTGCCAG ATGACAGGATGGGTCGCAATGCCGCATCGGAGATGATGTGTCCTCGCTTCCCCGAGCCTCTCCAGCTGGAGCATCCCATCCCCAGTCTGAAAGAGGCGCTGGAAAAG gtgGACGTTTTGCTTCGGCAGACCGTCAACCCCATCAGCCTTCCCTCGCTGTCGGCCATCGTGATCTTAAATGACACTGTTCTGTGGACCGGCAACTTTGGAAAAAGGAATAGCAGTGACCCTCTCTCAGGACCCCCCAATGagtacacaatatacag AATTGCAAGCCTATCCAAAATCTTCCCGACTTTGATGTTATACAAATTGTGGGAGGACGGGAAGATTGGTTCCCTGGATGACCCTCTGGAGAAATATGTGGAGAACTTCACCATCAAAAATCCTCTGGGAAAGACGCGAGACTCTGAGCTGAAATACGTGACAGATGGCCTGATATTCCTGGACAGTGGGGAGGTTCAGATACGCTCCTCCTCTGTCACCCTGCGCAGGATGGCCAGCCAGCTCTCAG GCCTACCCAGGAGACTCCGGGCCACAAGTCTGCTTtggaaaggaaaaacacaaactgcaatAAATCTGATGCAAGATGATGTCCTCGTCGCAGACCCAGGCACCAA ATGTCACTACAGCAACCTTGCCTTCTCGTTGTTGGCTCATGTGATGGCTGAGCGAGTGGCTGCCGTTGACTACCAGCGCTGGATCGCAGACAATATCCTGGACCGGCTGGGGATGGAGGACACTGGCTTCGACATCACCCCAGGGCTCGGGGGCCAGATGGCTGTGGGAGTGTACTCCAACGGAAAGCCAGCCCCGCTATACGACCTAGGCTGGTACCGGCCTTCAGGTCAGATGTTCTCCACGGCTGCAGACTTGGCCAAGCTCGCCATGGTGCTGCTGGGCGCTTATCACCGCAAGATGCTGGAGCCAGACTCATTGAAGATCATGCTGACCCCGCTCTTCAGGTGCGATAAGGACTACTTTGCCAACCGTACTGGAACGCCGTGGGAGGTGAATGAGCTCATGGGCTACGAGATGGTGCGTAAAGATGGAGATCTGGATGGCTACTCTGCCACCTTCTCCCTGGTGCCCAGACTGAAGCTCGGTCTGGTGGTGCTAATGGCTGGCAGCCGATCTCAGAAGCAGGACTTGGTCACCAAGGCCTACACCCACATCATACCAGCCATAGAAAGAGCCTTCAGGCAGGCTAAGAAGATCCTCTATCCCCCGCCAAACCCAGAACCTTACATCGGCTTTTTCACATACAGCAACATCACCTTCTACGAGATAAAAGTTGGGCCAGACGGAGTTCTAATAATGCAACAGTTTGGGCCTCAGATTGAGGAGCTGATCCCAGAGAAGTACAGAACAATACAGCTCAACTACCTGGTTGACCGCGTGTTCAGAGTAGTTTTTGAAAAAGAATACCCTTGTGTTTTACAAGTCGGCACAGCCTCAGTGTCCCTGGAAGCCCAAGATGGCCAATTATTTAACTTCTACACATTTGACAAGCGCGGTTTGTCCCCTGGTTTTGATGCACCAGGACTTAACACGTACAATGTGGTAAGAATAGCCCGCAGACCATCCTTTTCGAGCTGA
- the nmur3 gene encoding neuromedin-U receptor 2 gives MEFSLQGSASNVSKLLHDTSMPLNATGNYTNDQFTEVNLVEILGPKRSPFFLPVSSVYLLIFLTGLSGNLLTCAVIAKHKKMRNPTNLYLVSLAVSDLLMLLFGMPLEIYDLWQNYPFPFGEGGCYFKTFLFETVCFASILNVTALSVERYIAVVHPLKTRYLSTNRHAKRVITIVWVVSMICAVPNTSLHGIFSLPERMEESAICTVLKPLWIYNMVMQITTVCFFFVPMMVISVLYLVMGLHLCRESRQPSGDLGRNSSSNIPRKISVNGRRRQINKMLSIVVAVFGVCWAPFHIERLLWSSISQWTDLMHNIYQYVHILSGVFFYLSSAVNPIIYSLLSTRFRECLQELVCSRTEDNSSVRDSPPLPKILLEPSVSSARAQAEGKDSNAFIHLLSTDMTLSMDTTILTCACKETNCKTSVF, from the exons ATGGAGTTCTCTTTGCAAGGCTCCGCTTCAAACGTATCCAAACTGCTCCACGACACCAGCATGCCACTAAATGCCACTGGGAATTACACTAACGACCAATTCACTGAAGTCAACCTCGTTGAAATCCTGGGCCCAAAACGATCTCCCTTCTTCCTCCCTGTGAGCAGTGTTTAccttctcatcttcctcactggCTTGTCTGGGAATCTGCTCACATGTGCAGTGATAGCAAAGCACAAGAAGATGCGAAACCCCACCAACCTCTACCTGGTGAGCCTGGCTGTGTCGGACCTCCTCATGCTGTTGTTCGGGATGCCTCTGGAGATCTACGACCTGTGGCAGAACTACCCGTTCCCCTTTGGCGAGGGCGGCTGCTACTTCAAGACCTTCCTCTTCGAGACGGTCTGCTTCGCCTCGATCCTCAACGTCACAGCTTTGAGCGTGGAGAGGTACATTGCTGTGGTGCACCCGCTCAAAACACGATACCTGTCGACTAACCGGCACGCCAAGCGGGTCATCACCATCGTGTGGGTGGTGTCCATGATCTGTGCAGTCCCCAACACCTCCCTGCATGGCATCTTCTCCCTGCCAGAGAGAATGGAGGAGTCGGCCATATGCACTGTGCTGAAGCCACTGTGGATCTATAACATGGTCATGCAGATCACCACTGTGTGCTTCTTTTTTGTTCCCATGATGGTGATCAGTGTGCTGTACCTGGTGATGGGGCTTCATTTGTGCAGAGAAAGTCGGCAGCCCAGTGGGGACCTGGGAAGGAACTCCAGCAGCAACATTCCAAGGAAGATCAGTGTGAACGGGCGCAGGAGACAGATCAACAAGATGCTCT CAATCGTGGTGGCGGTGTTCGGAGTCTGCTGGGCGCCCTTCCACATCGAGAGGCTCCTCTGGAGTTCCATCAGCCAGTGGACCGATTTGATGCACAACATTTATCAGTATGTCCACATCCTGTCGGGCGTCTTCTTTTACCTCAGCTCTGCAGTCAACCCCATCATCTACAGTCTGCTCTCCACACGGTTCAGGGAATGTTTACAAGAGCTCGTTTGCTCCCGCACGGAGGACAACAGCTCTGTCAGAGACTCGCCGCCATTACCTAAGATCTTACTGGAACCCTCTGTTTCAAGTGCCAGAGCTCAGGCTGAGGGGAAGGACTCCAACGCTTTCATCCATTTGCTGTCTACTGACATGACACTGAGCATGGACACTACAATCCTCACGTGTGCATGTAAAGAGACGAACTGCAAGACCTCTGTGTTCTAA
- the lactbl1b gene encoding putative beta-lactamase-like 1 isoform X1: protein MKVKWTQLGLVFFLVLSLVMTGCFFWQYQLPKLLPVDDRMGRNAASEMMCPRFPEPLQLEHPIPSLKEALEKVDVLLRQTVNPISLPSLSAIVILNDTVLWTGNFGKRNSSDPLSGPPNEYTIYRIASLSKIFPTLMLYKLWEDGKIGSLDDPLEKYVENFTIKNPLGKTRDSELKYVTDGLIFLDSGEVQIRSSSVTLRRMASQLSGLPRRLRATSLLWKGKTQTAINLMQDDVLVADPGTKCHYSNLAFSLLAHVMAERVAAVDYQRWIADNILDRLGMEDTGFDITPGLGGQMAVGVYSNGKPAPLYDLGWYRPSGQMFSTAADLAKLAMVLLGAYHRKMLEPDSLKIMLTPLFRCDKDYFANRTGTPWEVNELMGYEMVRKDGDLDGYSATFSLVPRLKLGLVVLMAGSRSQKQDLVTKAYTHIIPAIERAFRQAKKILYPPPNPEPYIGFFTYSNITFYEIKVGPDGVLIMQQFGPQIEELIPEKYRTIQLNYLVDRVFRVVFEKEYPCVLQVGTASVSLEAQDGQLFNFYTFDKRGLSPGFDAPGLNTYNVVRIARRPSFSS, encoded by the exons GTTTGGTGTTCTTCCTCGTTTTGTCCCTGGTGATGACAGGATGCTTCTTCTGGCAATATCAGCTGCCAAAACTCCTGCCAG TCG ATGACAGGATGGGTCGCAATGCCGCATCGGAGATGATGTGTCCTCGCTTCCCCGAGCCTCTCCAGCTGGAGCATCCCATCCCCAGTCTGAAAGAGGCGCTGGAAAAG gtgGACGTTTTGCTTCGGCAGACCGTCAACCCCATCAGCCTTCCCTCGCTGTCGGCCATCGTGATCTTAAATGACACTGTTCTGTGGACCGGCAACTTTGGAAAAAGGAATAGCAGTGACCCTCTCTCAGGACCCCCCAATGagtacacaatatacag AATTGCAAGCCTATCCAAAATCTTCCCGACTTTGATGTTATACAAATTGTGGGAGGACGGGAAGATTGGTTCCCTGGATGACCCTCTGGAGAAATATGTGGAGAACTTCACCATCAAAAATCCTCTGGGAAAGACGCGAGACTCTGAGCTGAAATACGTGACAGATGGCCTGATATTCCTGGACAGTGGGGAGGTTCAGATACGCTCCTCCTCTGTCACCCTGCGCAGGATGGCCAGCCAGCTCTCAG GCCTACCCAGGAGACTCCGGGCCACAAGTCTGCTTtggaaaggaaaaacacaaactgcaatAAATCTGATGCAAGATGATGTCCTCGTCGCAGACCCAGGCACCAA ATGTCACTACAGCAACCTTGCCTTCTCGTTGTTGGCTCATGTGATGGCTGAGCGAGTGGCTGCCGTTGACTACCAGCGCTGGATCGCAGACAATATCCTGGACCGGCTGGGGATGGAGGACACTGGCTTCGACATCACCCCAGGGCTCGGGGGCCAGATGGCTGTGGGAGTGTACTCCAACGGAAAGCCAGCCCCGCTATACGACCTAGGCTGGTACCGGCCTTCAGGTCAGATGTTCTCCACGGCTGCAGACTTGGCCAAGCTCGCCATGGTGCTGCTGGGCGCTTATCACCGCAAGATGCTGGAGCCAGACTCATTGAAGATCATGCTGACCCCGCTCTTCAGGTGCGATAAGGACTACTTTGCCAACCGTACTGGAACGCCGTGGGAGGTGAATGAGCTCATGGGCTACGAGATGGTGCGTAAAGATGGAGATCTGGATGGCTACTCTGCCACCTTCTCCCTGGTGCCCAGACTGAAGCTCGGTCTGGTGGTGCTAATGGCTGGCAGCCGATCTCAGAAGCAGGACTTGGTCACCAAGGCCTACACCCACATCATACCAGCCATAGAAAGAGCCTTCAGGCAGGCTAAGAAGATCCTCTATCCCCCGCCAAACCCAGAACCTTACATCGGCTTTTTCACATACAGCAACATCACCTTCTACGAGATAAAAGTTGGGCCAGACGGAGTTCTAATAATGCAACAGTTTGGGCCTCAGATTGAGGAGCTGATCCCAGAGAAGTACAGAACAATACAGCTCAACTACCTGGTTGACCGCGTGTTCAGAGTAGTTTTTGAAAAAGAATACCCTTGTGTTTTACAAGTCGGCACAGCCTCAGTGTCCCTGGAAGCCCAAGATGGCCAATTATTTAACTTCTACACATTTGACAAGCGCGGTTTGTCCCCTGGTTTTGATGCACCAGGACTTAACACGTACAATGTGGTAAGAATAGCCCGCAGACCATCCTTTTCGAGCTGA